The genomic DNA CTTGTTAGTCATGCAGAAAAGGCAGCAAGTGCTTTACAAAGTGGGCATGTAATTGCCATGCCAACTGATACTATTTACGGAGTTGCAGCACTTGCTCAGAATAATGAAGCCATTGAGAGAATTTATGAGATAAAGAAGCGTAGCTCCTCAAAGCCTTTGGCCATTTGTGTAGCTGAGGTAGATGATGTTTATGTATGGGGGGAGGTGACTGTACCGCACTCTTTGCTTACCTCACTTCTGCCAGGTCCTGTCACTTTAGTCTTCAAGCGCACACCCTTGCTGAATCCAGCCCTGAATCCGGGAACAGACTTAGTAGGTATACGCATTCCTGACCATGCGTTCATAAGAAACGTAGTCAGACTCTGTGGTTCTCCTCTAGCCCTGACTAGTGCTAACATCAGTTCGAAAGAAAGTCCCCTCTCTGTGGAAGAGTTTCAGGAACTGTGGGGCAAACTACACACAGTGTTTGACCACGGGCACCTTGGAAAAGACCAATTCCGCCGTGAAGGATCTACCATCGTGGACCTGTCACAGCCTGGGGCTTATAGACTCATCCGAAGAGGAAGTGCATATGAGCAAACCACAGAACTCCTGCACCAGTATGATATTTCTTTGATAGACTGATTCTTTCTTGGGTTAGTTTAGTGAACGGAAACAGACAGTTGACATTTATCAGTGCCATTCAAGTAGGGAAATCCAAAACGATGTTTAGCCAGCGACTGCAgcgtgagaggagggaggcagccaTCAGTGCCTCCCTTATCACACGACTTAAGGAGGCTGTGCAGAGTGTGTTACAacctggtgctggtggtggcatttCGGATGTAAGGGGGCCCATGAAGGGAAACTTGGGAGCGATTGTAGGACACTCGGACAACACCAATAACCTCTGTAATGTGATAGAAGCCATCCTCATTCATGGTCTCCGAGATTCCCTGGGAGAGCGGATGTCAGCTCTTCTTGGGGCTGATCCTGACAGGATGCCCGTTCCTAACTTCTGGCCagtcatcatgatcattagtcACCGAGACCTCATGGAGCAGGTGGGTTATGGATTACTCATGCTATGACCGTTCAGGTTTATTGTAGTATTGATGTAAAAAGACATGTTCATATATCTTGCTTGGACAGAAATCTatattgattatcttttttttcactcctttGAAAGTTTGCACATGGAATTGTAAACAATATTGAAATTAATGAAAGCTCTTTTCATTGTAACTAATAAAGAATTTGGAAAAATTGTTGAATTATTCCTTCTGGCTTCAGAATATGGTAGTGTATAGATGAGATTGTTGAAAGCAGTGATGCTTAACATGCTGATTAGGCCAAATGAAAAAACATTGTCTCCTGTAACCTAACCAACCGTAATTTAAGGGGCCATACTTGTTAGACAAATTTTTAAAACACCAATTTTATAACAAATTCTGAAAAAAGAGGACATTGTTAAATGGTATAACAAAAGAAAGTATGAAGAATCTTATCTAATATTCCCTTTTACTTTTGCCATTGGTCAAGAAAGGTTAAGCATTGATAGTTATGATAGGAAGAACATTGATTAGAAAAGTAGCAAAAGGAATGAAACAGAGAGGAGCCTCTTATAGCCAGGTAGTATATATTAGAATGGCTAGAATTGCAAAACTGTAAGATGTAATGAATGTTTCTTTGGATTACATAGTTCTTGGTACTCTTGACTTTTGCCTTTAGAAAAGTATTTCAAAACTGCAAAATAAGTATCATTGAAAAGTTGTAATGTTGTTAATTTAATTGAACcctatgtatatacctatcttcCTTATTTCCTGTTCTAAGAGATTTTGTAATATTAAAGAAGAAAGGGTTTGTTAAAAGATCCCACAAATTGTTGGAACGCTATTTTCTTGAAACAAGTCACCTGGTGTAGGCCCATACAACATGAAATCTGAATCTAGGATATAGGAATGAACGACTAATAGACAACCTTTGACCTTCatgtttgtattgtttttatgattgcaATGAATGATTGAAGAAGACCAGTTAGAATTGTTAGATGTAACCAAAAATCCCCTAAAACACCTGTTAGATAATGGTCATATTGTTTACTTTAAAATAAGTATGGAATTCATTCTGCTCTTGATTGGTTCTTGGTGATTATACCATAGCTATAGAGTTTCTCTATGCTCATTTTAATATAACAGCATTTGTGATGCCTGTTGTTGCTTAGTTGATGATAATTAGGTAGCACAACTGAGTATTGGCTGTAAttttgaaaagaaagagggaacttACCTGTGATAGAAAATGGTATTTTTTACATGTTATAGAGGTTAGAAATTTTATTtgttccaagatttttttttttttttttccaattggaactttttttttttttttttttttttttttgcggaacttttttttgtgttgaatttttatatatttgattttgttatttatcacttttccttcattgaagaacagagagagaagtagtATTGATGCTTTTATGGATTTATTTTTGCACTCATGTATTACAGTAAAAATAGATAAGATGAACATAAATAAGAGCTCATCATATGATATttctcaattatatatatgtcatcactttaattttatcatagagaCATATATAGTGGATTTTCTTATAATATTCTGAAACAAATTTgacacataataaataaatgaaatgatgttTGAAATTAATTTGTATGCATGGACATAGATTTTCAACCCGTTGCTGCCAGGGATGTAAGTGATgtgtccactgtgattttagtctATTAattgtgcatacatatagatggctccaaaaGGGCAAAGTCATAGAGGAGTCAGATATTGGTCGTACCTATCTCAcccatttctcttttccctgatttacgtttttttattattagtagtagtagtagtagtagtgttttgATTGTTATGCTAACCACAAGgtcaatgatgattttaacttgtGTCAATATATTAATTAAGAGGGAAAAATCccaaaaattcaaggaatgggaaGATGAAGTGAGGTCACGTAGGGTATATGAAATTGACTAATTGGTGACTGACCACTTTTGAAGTCCTGTATGTGTAAACCAAATTCTTTGCAGAAAACTACAATGGACATTATAGTTACCAGGTGGCATGGGTTGAAAGATAGTATTTTGATAAAAAACATATTTAAGAGAATATATGTACTGATGGTTTAGATTGATTGAGTTCATGTAATGAATAGATATGCATTACTATAGCCAAAATTTATCATCATACTGTATTGCTCTCGGTGTTGTTAATAAGTGGTGATATTGAATCAATGTTCACAGGTTGTGGCTtacataaaaggaaagaaaaagaaaaaaaaaaaaatacatagcatTTTTCACTTTACCAAAATGTAAACCTGCCAGACCTCTCAGAACGAAATTCACATCTCATTCAAAAAATAAACCCTCTTTTTCTGGGAAACAGGTGGGAGATCTGTCCTTCATCACGAGCGAAGTGGGAAGGAGTCGAGCATGGGTCCGCTTGGCTCTCAACCAGGGCCAAATCTGTAGCTACCTCAGTGTTCTGCTCCAAGACAATCGAACCCTCAAGGATTATTATAGGTACAGTGGACACATGACGGTACATGTGATGTTGGGTTACATAGATCATTAGGGTGTATGGCTTGTGATAAttgtcttttgctttcttttagtatataattattttttcaggTCAGTGGCTAAACAATTGTTGAGAAGATTGCATACTGGCAAGGAAATATATTGCAATAGCTTTCCTAGATTTTAACTAATGATTTATGTGTTTCTTCTATTGGACTGAAATAGTTGAAAGATCTGAATGTTCACCTCCCTCACTTTTACAATAAGTTCATGGccaaaatatcattattaatattactgatgtATTTATTCTTTACTACACAGTTCTGATTCAGTCAATTCATTTCATACTTTTCATCTCTACTCATTTCCTCTTCTGCAAATATTTCTGAATCCCCTATAAGAATTTCTTCCTCTCCAGAACCACTGCGGTCTTCCGTGATCCAGAAAGAGCAGACATTATTCTGCGTGTCCTTCAGCCCATCTCTGCCCTGACGTTCAACTTGGCCACCAATGCAGCCGTTCTCAACACCTGGACTCAGACCCCATTGATTCTAGCCGGATTGTGGGCACCAAGCGTTCAGGTATATAAAATTTCattagacgtttttttttttttagaaattccgTTTGCTTTTCTAGTTCTTGTAATGACATGAGGGACTTGATAATAAGACAGAAACAAtttgtaaatgtgtttgtatgttgagATAGATATATCTTGTACTGATTATGTTGCTTCTGTTACAGAGTGTTGTTTCTGACCCTGTGCTTGCAGCTACTGATGTGGCAAGCACTGTCATGGATGAACGCACTGAGGGCATGAACATTCCAATTGTGGAAACCCCCGTCAGTGACCAGATGTTTGACATGATCTTTGGTGGGACTCCCGAGACCAGTTTCATCAGCAATATGGAAAGCCGAGAAAGCAAGGATCCCAAGGTCCAGGATGACGATGCACTCAGAGTGGAAAAGGAGGACAAGCACAACCCTCTTGGCTCAcaacagggaggaagagatgcCACGGAGGACAAGAGGGACTCGGCTGTTGAACCTACAGATGGGCCAGGTAACCAAAAGGGATCACAGGATCATGGAAAGAGCCCCAGAGTGGAGGTCCAGAGTCCCCTGGAAGAGAGCCAGAAGCAGCACAGTCGCGACCATTCCTTTACCAACTCGACAGAGAGCAGGGACTATCACAGAACCTACAGCACTGACAGCTCCATGTCCAGGAGTGTGATCGAGGGGGCCCCAGAATATGACCAGCTCTTTCTGGATATCACAGCAGTGTCCCCGTTCCCCTCTGTGCCTGGCCTAAGCCTCTCAGACGTCGACCCAGCCTCATCCAACTCGACTCCCAGCAGAGAAACATCACATGAGGTAAGGTTATATTGAGATAATAATTAAGATCAAATTTTATGTTACTCATAGGTTAATAAACATTATAGATTCCATGTCATTTAGGTCTGTATTTATAAATTCAGCTTGAGCAGTAGcctactagtatcatcatcatcatcattatcaccatcattattattgttatcattttattattattgttatattaattttCAATTCTTTCTACAGTCATCTCATTCTGACGAAGCAGAGAAGCTGAATTACGAGGTTCTGTCTCAGCAGATTCCCAGTGATACGGTAATGCTTCAGATATTTTGGATTTTGTCACTTTTGATTTAATATGAACCAGTATATTAAGATTTGCAAATGCTAATTCATAGAaaacacatagaaaaaaagatatatttttaaaatttactcCTGTTTTCTGTTTAGTTTTACTTTTTGGTTTGTGTCTCAGTCTTTttcagatatgattttttttctctcattttgtttccttgatcttatctattttttacgaATTTACTCCATTAGGTACTTCCCTTGTTTAGTAAACTTCTTTCCCACAGGAGACAGAGCGCCTGATACCGCTGTTAACGCGACTGACAACCGAAGAAGGATTGGATGCTCAGCAGTATCAGTGTCAGCAGTGCAATTCATACATAGGAATGATCTATGGGAAGCCAAGGTATTATGCTAAGGTCTTTGTTATGAGGAGATTGTCTTGTTTGAAtctcttcttaatttttttgtgttttttaccaTCTCTTTGAGGTATAGgctagaggtatatatatatatatatatatttatatatatatatacatatatatatatatatatatatatatatatatatatatatatttatatatatatatttatacatatatatatatatatatatatatatatatatatatatatatatatatatacatatatatatacatatatatacatatatacatatatatatacatatatatacatatatacatatatatatacatatatacatatatatatatatatatatatacatatatatatatatatatatacatatatatatatacatatatatatacatatatacatatatacatatatatatatatatatatatatatatatatatatatatatatatatatatatatatatatatatatatatatatatatatatatatatatatatatatatatatacatatatatacatatatacatatatatatatatatatatatatatatatatatatatatacatatatatatatatatatatatatatatatattcatatatatatatatatatatatatatatatatttatttatatatatatacatatatatatatatatatatatatatatatatatatatatatatatatatatttatatatataaaaatatatatagaaatacatatatacatatatatacgtatatatatatatatatatttgtatatatatatttatatatatacatatatatatatatttatatatatatatatttatatatatacatatatatatatatatatatatatatatatatatatatatatatatatatatttatatatatatatatatatatatatatatatatatatatatatatatatatatatatatatatatatatatatatatatatatatatatatatatatatatatatatatatatatatacacacacatatttgtgtctgtctgtttatctgtctatatatattgagatagataCAGTAGATTTATAGAATATATTTTAGTGAAGTGAAAAAATTGTTGGTTGTGCAATGTTTCAGGCTCAGAGTGGACTTGCTATCCCATACCCAAACTATcccgcacatatttatatactttcttttcattctcaggGTATGCTCCTATGACAGTAAGTACTATTGCTATGAATGCCACGAGGACGAAGTGTGCCTTATCCCCGCACGAGTCGTTCACAACTGGGACCTGGGTGGTCATCCTGTATGTAAGAGGAATGCTAGCTGGCTCTCTGCAGTCCAGCACCAGCCACTCATCAACTTGCGAACGGTCAACCCAAAGCTATACTGTCATATTGATGATTTAGCTGAAATGCAGGTAATTTGAACTAGAAAAGAAAAGGCATGTCTTGCTTTTTGTCTATGACTATGTAAGGCAGATCTTTTGCATTTCTATCTCTTTGGcattcttcctgtctgtctatcttttttcttctgttttgccttctttctgcatctctgtctccctttctgtgtctctatatctttatctcacttctcatttgctttttctctctgtctctatgtctctcttgtcctctcaGACTCCATTCCTTTCCTTATTGCTTTTTGTCTATGACTTTGTGTGGCAGATCTTTTGCGTTTTTATCTCTTGCCTTcttcctgtgtgtctgtctgttttttctgttttgccttctttctacatctctgtctctctctttacctatgtgtctctatatctttatctcacttctcatttgccttctctctctgtctctatgtctctgagACTCTATTCCTTTCCTCATACCTCTGTCTCTTTGTTAGCTCTTGATAGATATAACCTAAGTGGTAGACCAGTTAAAACACGAGTGTAATTGCATGCACACGAATGTACATTTGATTTTATCTCCCTCTGTTAGATGCTACGTACCCAGCTGCTGTATGTGAGGGCATACCTGTTTACATGTAAAACAGGTGTTGGAGAAGATCTGAGAAAATTGCTGTGGCCGAGAGAACACCTGTATGAACATGTCCACCTCTACTCTGTTTCTGTAAGTAAATCTTTGAATCAAGTAGTGTGGAAAATATGTAGTTTTTATAGGTTTGTATTGGTAGTTTAAAGCATGATAACACCCAGCTCTTAACTTGAGTATTCAACATACAGCATATATGTTGGGATTTCAATCTTGTAATTTGTACAGCATGTCTCATGCATTAATTAACAGGATCTGCAATTAGTTGCCACTGGTCAGCTAGTCCAGAAGGTCCGCCAAGCAGTCACTTTCGGTCGAGACCATGTGGCCCAGTGTCATGTGTGTTCAGCCAGAGGTTTCATCTGCGAGCtctgcgatgataatgatgtcatataCCCCTTCCAGCTCGGCAGCACCCACACTGTAAGTTTATGGTCGATAGTATTATGaattttttctcatcatcatcaatcatcatcataaccaacactatcatcatcatcaatcatcatcatcatcatcatcatcatcatcatcaatatcatcatcatcaatatcatcatccatcatcatcatcagtcaccatcatcatcatctgcatagGAGAGCATGGTTACAGAACATACCAGTAATCCTTTATAATAGTGACACCCAAGAGAGTTTGTCTAGAACCTTATTCTTAATCCAGGTAAGTTTTCCCACATCTTGACTTTACGAACTTTATTACATAGGACTCAAACTTAAATCATAAATCACATCATTACGTTTATCTGTCTGAATACATTTTGTACACATCTAAGCAGACTATAACTTCTATTAtagtttcattctttttttttttctttctttcttttttttcacagtgTAACGAGTGCTATGGAGTGTATCATGGCCTTTGcgcaagaggaaggaaggactgTCCTCGGTGCAttagaagaaaagcaagaaagagccAAGAGGATAGTTAAAAGACCCTGACCTTCCTTGCTTACTAGAAAGGCAAATGGCATAAGCTCTGCCATTCCCTTGTTTTTTCACCCCGGGAAATGGGACGGAGTCTTTGCGTCTCATTTCTTTCTGTCGTCAGAGTTGTGGATCTAGGATTTGAATTTATACGCTGTTATAGACTTTAACCCCAAAGGAAATTTAGAGGTTTTATGGTGCACAGAAAGAAACTTTTGTAAATCATTGTAATTTCTTGATTATTAAGCATTTGATTTCAAAGCTTTACACAGGCAAAGGACAAAATGGatatttattttgtaaatttATCTCGTGTGTATAAAGATTTAGTGGTAATTTAAATACCTCTATAGGCTGAAGGAAGaaacattataagaaaaaatatgtattggtttatttttctcatttttgagTTATAAAAGCATTGAAAAACGACCTCTGTTCATCATGAAATGAATTTCCTTCACGTTACATATCAGATAGCTCTGttatataaaagttatataatTTTGCTTATTTCATGGCCATAAGAATGTCATTATTCTCTCAAACACTAAGtcaatatttatttacttttaaagaTCAAAAAGCATTATAATGGAATTCCTAAGCATAAGTGTTGCAGTAGTTTCATCTGGTTAAGGAAAATTGGAagttcatcattttcatttcttatttttcatggGTCTTGATGTCAGTGTATAAAAAGAGATACACACTTACAGTCATTACTATATCTTTCATATTTCTATGTTCAGTGCTGCTGCATTTCCAAAGGAATGGTAATTGATAATAAAACATTGTGCCTTTTTAAGTAATTCCATTAATTGTTCAAGAATAAAATttaatgtgcaaatatatattaacGTGAAGTTCTACATGCTATATTGATTTGATTTTGAATATTCAATGAATTGTGCTTATTGCAAATGACAGTTCACATAtgcattgttgtttgttgtgagaAATAGTTGCCCATTTCTGTGTTCAAACCATGCAAAGACTTGAACATTTTGTCGgaattaatgattaaaaaatgggacaagatatttttttcatatgtttgCCTATATGATATATTACCTAATTTTGGTATTTAATTCACATTGCTTTTGAATGAAGGGATGCCTGAAtgtttaaaaaatgatgatatcattgGTTTAAGAAAGTGATTGCATTCTAATGTATTTATCATGATATGGTAGAATACTTGTGATATTactacattattaatattaaatgaataaatgatatactgataatcataatttcaTCATATTCATAACAGTGGTATGCATTCTTAAACCAAATTCTTTAATGGAATGATTTTGTAAAAATGTTAATTTGTTTATTGCTGTATGTGGATGAATTGTAGGTAGT from Penaeus vannamei isolate JL-2024 chromosome 43, ASM4276789v1, whole genome shotgun sequence includes the following:
- the Tcs1 gene encoding threonylcarbamoyl-AMP synthase is translated as MKILSSAWKIIRQMSNVAATAATNILPMSNVVPLWGGSALVSHAEKAASALQSGHVIAMPTDTIYGVAALAQNNEAIERIYEIKKRSSSKPLAICVAEVDDVYVWGEVTVPHSLLTSLLPGPVTLVFKRTPLLNPALNPGTDLVGIRIPDHAFIRNVVRLCGSPLALTSANISSKESPLSVEEFQELWGKLHTVFDHGHLGKDQFRREGSTIVDLSQPGAYRLIRRGSAYEQTTELLHQYDISLID
- the Plekhm1 gene encoding pleckstrin homology domain-containing family M member 1 — protein: MFSQRLQRERREAAISASLITRLKEAVQSVLQPGAGGGISDVRGPMKGNLGAIVGHSDNTNNLCNVIEAILIHGLRDSLGERMSALLGADPDRMPVPNFWPVIMIISHRDLMEQVGDLSFITSEVGRSRAWVRLALNQGQICSYLSVLLQDNRTLKDYYRTTAVFRDPERADIILRVLQPISALTFNLATNAAVLNTWTQTPLILAGLWAPSVQSVVSDPVLAATDVASTVMDERTEGMNIPIVETPVSDQMFDMIFGGTPETSFISNMESRESKDPKVQDDDALRVEKEDKHNPLGSQQGGRDATEDKRDSAVEPTDGPGNQKGSQDHGKSPRVEVQSPLEESQKQHSRDHSFTNSTESRDYHRTYSTDSSMSRSVIEGAPEYDQLFLDITAVSPFPSVPGLSLSDVDPASSNSTPSRETSHESSHSDEAEKLNYEVLSQQIPSDTETERLIPLLTRLTTEEGLDAQQYQCQQCNSYIGMIYGKPRVCSYDSKYYCYECHEDEVCLIPARVVHNWDLGGHPVCKRNASWLSAVQHQPLINLRTVNPKLYCHIDDLAEMQMLRTQLLYVRAYLFTCKTGVGEDLRKLLWPREHLYEHVHLYSVSDLQLVATGQLVQKVRQAVTFGRDHVAQCHVCSARGFICELCDDNDVIYPFQLGSTHTCNECYGVYHGLCARGRKDCPRCIRRKARKSQEDS